A segment of the Aureliella helgolandensis genome:
TGGGCCGACAGGTGGAGGGAGCCGCGAACAGGAGAAGTTTTTTAGGCTGTATCAGAGAACGCAGGAATCGTATCGCTCCATTTTCGGAGAGGAGGCCCCTGCGGATGTTTGGCCATCGGCTACACGGCGATTTGGCCAGGACCTGCAGTTTGTCCGAATCAATCGTTCACAGCATTGGATTGTGCCACGTCCGTCCTGGTCGCAATCCATTGTTGGGGCAGCTAGCCTGGGGATGCTCTTCCCGCTGTTCCAAATCGCTGCCAGTCCATTGGATTGGAACGGTCCTACCTTCTTGGTGTTTTACTTCTGCCTCCTGGTAATTGCAGTTGTTGTGAGCTTGCTGGGGAGACTCTGGCTACTGCAAGCGGATGATTCTGAACTGCGGTCGAGGCCCTCTCGCTCCGTCGTTCATCCGATTGAGGCTGCCTGGATGAAAGGTGGAGACGAAGCGGCAATCAAGTGCGCCATGCTCGAACTAGCTCAAGCAAATTCAATTGACTTGGACGGCATGAAGGTGACGATCGGACCGAATTCTGCCAAGTACAAACCGCAGCACCGGGTCAGTCAGCTCGTGCTCAGTAGCATTGCTGGAGCGACGGGTAGCCAGTCGTGGTCTCGACTGCGCCGCGATGTTCGGCACGGATTGCTGGCGACAAGGCAGGGGTTGGAGGAAAAGGGATTGGTTGCGTCATGGTCGGACCGCGCAACAGCGGTTCTACTGCCACTGGCACTCATCGGCGGCGTGGCACTGCTGGGAGCTGCGAAAATCTGGGTCGGTTTCCAACGGAACAAACCAGTGACGTTCTTGATGCTCGGAGAGGTGCTTACGGTGGCCGTACTGGCGGTGACCATCGCGACCATCCCCAAGCTCACGCGCGCCGGTAAGAGGTTGCTACAGCGTCTGCAAGATGATCTTTCGGCAAGTGAACGCAAGAGCATTTCGTTGGCTGGACAAAAAGCGGATGTGGAGGGAACTGCGGAGAATTCGACCCAGAATGATGCACTCCTATGGTCGGCCGCACTGCTGGGGACTGGCTTCCTTGCAATGACTCCTTACGATGCATACGGTAGTTGGTTTGGTGCCCAACGGTCTTCCGGCACCGCAGGGGGTTGCAGTACGAGTGGCTGCGGAGGCGATTCCGGCTGTGGAGGTGGTGGTGGGTGCGGAGGAGGAGGCTGTGGGGGCTGCGGTGGAGATTGAAGCGGAACTCCTGTCATTGCAGCACGTTAGGGGCATTGCAGCGCGTTCGAGCCGTGGACCAAGGCGATCATCGGTCCGCCAAGGAACGCTCCCTGGGTGCCTCTATTCGCTTTCGTGTACCTGGGTGCGTATGCTATGATGAATCCCTAGGTTAATGGGCGTGCGGAAGAAATTGCGCCTGTGAAAAGCAGCCGCCAGTGAAACTAAAACAGTGATATTGCAGGCCAGCAGCGATGTTCCACTGGCAGTAGGCAGTTCCGAGAGCCACTGCGCCGCTCCTCTATAAACAATCCCTTTCATTTAAAATGTCTGGTACATGTTCCCATCCACTCTTCGCGCTTTCCGCTCCTCGATTCGTCAGCAAGGTAGATTCACCGTATGCTGCGCTCGCGACCTGCTGGGGGTTGGCTTGGTGGCTCTATTGCTGTTGGGCCTCGGTGTCGTTAGCCAAGTGCATGCACAGGCAGACGCTCCTGTTGACTTCAACCGAGAGATCCGGCCCTTGCTCAACGAACATTGCGTGAGCTGCCATGGAGGCGTGAA
Coding sequences within it:
- a CDS encoding TIGR04222 domain-containing membrane protein; the protein is MSCNAATATPPFSQTLWEEIADFELDQIESGLVFSERLARENGWTLPYARRAIGEYKRFLYLAVTVEHVVCPSDAVDQVWHMHLTYTRSYWDELCGGILGRPLHHGPTGGGSREQEKFFRLYQRTQESYRSIFGEEAPADVWPSATRRFGQDLQFVRINRSQHWIVPRPSWSQSIVGAASLGMLFPLFQIAASPLDWNGPTFLVFYFCLLVIAVVVSLLGRLWLLQADDSELRSRPSRSVVHPIEAAWMKGGDEAAIKCAMLELAQANSIDLDGMKVTIGPNSAKYKPQHRVSQLVLSSIAGATGSQSWSRLRRDVRHGLLATRQGLEEKGLVASWSDRATAVLLPLALIGGVALLGAAKIWVGFQRNKPVTFLMLGEVLTVAVLAVTIATIPKLTRAGKRLLQRLQDDLSASERKSISLAGQKADVEGTAENSTQNDALLWSAALLGTGFLAMTPYDAYGSWFGAQRSSGTAGGCSTSGCGGDSGCGGGGGCGGGGCGGCGGD